The genome window TCCAATAAAATTAAAAAAAGGCGTATTTTCCCTAAAGAATAAATAGGCAAAAAAGAACAAAATTAAAGCACTAAAATAAAGCGTACTTTTGATTTTGGAAGCAAGAAAATACATCAAAATAAGAATCGGAATTCGAATACTACCTAACAGGAATTCAAGAACGGGAAATGATTTCAGATTTAAAAATGAAAAGGCAACAACCACTAAAATGTATAGTATTGTTAATTGGGATACCGTTTTATTTTTATCTAAGATTTCCACCTTTTATTTTTATACTAATTTACTAATAATCAGTAGTATATTTTTTATTTTGTAGTTTTATTTTTAAGCCTACAAAAATAAGCATAAAAAAAGCTTCCTCAAACCGAAGAAGCTTTTCTAAATACAAAATCCATTCCTTATTCAGATAAAACCGCATTGCTTATAACTAAACTTTCCTGAACATGAGGAGGAACTAGTTGATAATTGCTAAATTCCAATTTGAATTTTGCTTTTCCTTGTGTTAATGAACGAAGAGTAGAACCGTAATCTTTGAGTTCGGCAAGAGGCACTTCGGAAATAATTTTTTGATAATGACCATCCGTATCCATGCCTTGAATGATGGCTCTTCGGGTTTGTAAATCGCCCATAACGTCGCCGGTGTAATCATCTTCGCAAAGCACCTCAAGTTGGTAATACGGTTCTAAAAGTTGAGGTCTAGCTTCATTAAAGGCATCTTTGAATGCGTGTGAAGCCGCCAATTGAAATGAAATATCATTACTGTCTACCGCATGCATTTTACCATCATAAATACAAACGCGAATGTTTTGACAATTAGAACCCGTTAACGGACCTTCGGTCATGGATTGCATGATTCCTTTTTTTATGGCTGTGGCATAACGATTGTCGATAGCACCACCCACAATACACCAATAGAAGGCAAATTTTCCGCCCCAAGGCAATTCTTCAATTTCTTTGTTACGAACGTTTACGCCTTGTGGTTCAGGCATATCATCGTAATAAGGCTCAATGGTTAAATGTACTTCGCCAAATTGTCCTGCGCCACCACTTTGTTTTTTATGACGATATTCTGCTTTTGCTGCTTTTGTTATCGTTTCGCGATAGGGAACTTTTGGTTCTTCAAAGATAATTTCGATGTTATTTTCACTTTCGATACGATGTTTGATTAAATCCAAATGCAATTGCCCTTGACCATGTACAATGGTTTGTTTTAATTCCGAAGATTGCTCTACTTTGAAAGTCAAATCTTCTTCTTCAATTTGATGTAACGCTTTAATCATTTTTTCCATATCGGCTAGATTGGCAGTTGTAACCGCTTTTCTGATGCGACTTTCTGGAAATTGCATTTTTCTGACTTTTCTTTCTACACCTTTAGCATTCAACGTATTGTTGGAGTGTCCGTATTTTAATCGAACTGTAACTCCTAAATCACCAGCAACTAATTTGTCAACCGAAGTTCTTTGTTTTCCTTCTGCAACGAATAATTGCGTTAAGCGTTCGGTTTCTCCGTTATCGGCATTTACTAATTCATCACCAGCATTCAATTCACCCGAAAGCACTTTGAAATAAGAAACCATTCCCACTTGCGGTTCCGAAAGGGTTTTATAAATGAAAATAGTAGTTTTGTCACTAGCATCGCATTTTAATTCACCACCATTTTCTAATTTTTTCGCTGGTCTATCGGCTGGAGATGGCGCAATATCATCAATGAATCCCATGATTCTTCCACTTCCCATATCTTTTAATCCAGAAGCACAGAAAACCGGAAATATTTGTTGATGAGCAAGCGCAATAGTTAATCCTTTTGCTAATTCTTCTTCATCTAAATTGCCTTTTTCGAAGTATTTTTCCATCAACCCTTCTTCATTTTCTGCAGCCGCTTCTACTAAGGCATTATGAAGTGCATTTGCTTTTTCTAATTCCGATTCTGGAATAGGCATTTTTTCTGGTTTTCCGCCATTTTCTGGGAAAACATACATCGTCATGCGAAGTACATCAATAATACTATTGAATTTTTCTCCTGAATTGTATGGATATTGAATCGGAATCACTTTATTTCCGAAACGATTTATGGCTTGTTCTAAAATAGTTTCGAAATCTGCTTTTGTATGGTCCATTTGATTGATGACAAAAAAAGCAGGTGTTTGATAATTTTGAACGTATTCCCAAACGATTTCTGTTCCTACTTCTACCCCAGAAGCTGCATTTAGAAGAATTACAGCAGTATCAGAAACTTTAAGGGAAGAAACTACTTCGCCTATAAAATCATCAAAACCAGGAGTGTCAATGATGTTGATTTTGTTGTTGTGCCATTTAACGTGCATCAAGTGGCTGTATAAGGTATTTTCTCTTTCGTGTTCTAAATCGGTAAAATCCGAAATGGTGTTGTGATTTTCTACCGAACCACGACGAGGAATAACACCACTTTCAAATAACATGGTCTCGATAAAGGTGGTCTTTCCTGATCCTGAATGCCCAAGAAATACCACGTTTCTAATGTCTTTGGTTGCAATGCTCATGACTTTATGTGTTTAAATGAATAACTAATTTTAACTGCATTTTTAGCACATTAAAATTACGAAAGACCAAACACGTAAATCATGATAATTATCATCTCAATTATTCAAAATCAACATAAAAAAAGCGACTCGAAAGCCGCTTTAAATTTTATTTTTTGGGAAAGATGTTATCTTCTTTATTCACATCTGCCATCATGTTTTCTGGGTCGATGGTGATGGATTTGATTTTATCTTTTGGTTTTGCAATTTCAAAAGTGAAAGTAGGGTAAGCCCAATCCCAACCTTTCAAAACATTTCCTTTAATTTCAGGATAAGGATTTGGTTTTTCCCAACGCATTAAGGTATTTGGAATGTAGAAAAATTCTTTTGTTCCATCGGTATATTCTACCATAACATCTAAAGGCATTGGCATTCTGCCTTTTCTTTCAAAAACTACTTTAGTATTGGCTGCATTGGCTTCAGAAACTTCTTTGATGCTGTAGTCAATCGTGTTGGTGGTTAATGTCCAATCTAACAAATACCAATCTAAATTAGCACCTGAAACTTTTTCCGCCACACGCTTAATATCATTTGGAGTTGGGTGCGTGAATTTATAGTCGTTGTAATAACGTTTGATGGTTTTGTTGAGGTTTTCTTGCCCAATTAAATAACCCAATTGTACTAAAAATACTTCTCCTTTACTGTATGCTGAAATTCCGTACGCCATATTGATATCGTAACGGTCAGCGTGTGTAGAAAGCGGTTGTTCTTTACCTGATTTGGCTAAATA of Flavobacterium channae contains these proteins:
- a CDS encoding elongation factor G — encoded protein: MSIATKDIRNVVFLGHSGSGKTTFIETMLFESGVIPRRGSVENHNTISDFTDLEHERENTLYSHLMHVKWHNNKINIIDTPGFDDFIGEVVSSLKVSDTAVILLNAASGVEVGTEIVWEYVQNYQTPAFFVINQMDHTKADFETILEQAINRFGNKVIPIQYPYNSGEKFNSIIDVLRMTMYVFPENGGKPEKMPIPESELEKANALHNALVEAAAENEEGLMEKYFEKGNLDEEELAKGLTIALAHQQIFPVFCASGLKDMGSGRIMGFIDDIAPSPADRPAKKLENGGELKCDASDKTTIFIYKTLSEPQVGMVSYFKVLSGELNAGDELVNADNGETERLTQLFVAEGKQRTSVDKLVAGDLGVTVRLKYGHSNNTLNAKGVERKVRKMQFPESRIRKAVTTANLADMEKMIKALHQIEEEDLTFKVEQSSELKQTIVHGQGQLHLDLIKHRIESENNIEIIFEEPKVPYRETITKAAKAEYRHKKQSGGAGQFGEVHLTIEPYYDDMPEPQGVNVRNKEIEELPWGGKFAFYWCIVGGAIDNRYATAIKKGIMQSMTEGPLTGSNCQNIRVCIYDGKMHAVDSNDISFQLAASHAFKDAFNEARPQLLEPYYQLEVLCEDDYTGDVMGDLQTRRAIIQGMDTDGHYQKIISEVPLAELKDYGSTLRSLTQGKAKFKLEFSNYQLVPPHVQESLVISNAVLSE